One Fibrobacter sp. UWR2 DNA segment encodes these proteins:
- a CDS encoding TrkA family potassium uptake protein yields MASKQYIIIGLGNSAIFLARHLTSLGHDVLVVDNHPEKVQDISSTVSQAMVADSTRKKQLASIPLQKADSVIVCIGENLEASLLTVLNLKELGVKHIIAKSSSAAHSSILEKLGVSDIFHPERDSAIALAERLNRPNMLDFLPFMEGFSIVEVVCPEEFIGKTLKDLNITHKYGVQVIAIRDPQEPTPKIGNLADIVLQEDDVLFLIGPNNALDKFKS; encoded by the coding sequence ATGGCATCAAAGCAATACATCATTATCGGTCTCGGCAACTCCGCTATCTTCCTCGCCCGTCACCTGACGAGCCTCGGGCACGACGTGCTCGTAGTGGACAACCATCCCGAGAAGGTGCAGGACATTTCCAGCACCGTATCGCAGGCCATGGTCGCCGACTCCACCCGCAAAAAGCAGCTCGCGAGCATCCCGCTCCAGAAGGCGGATTCCGTTATCGTCTGCATTGGCGAAAACCTGGAAGCAAGTCTCCTCACCGTGCTGAACCTCAAGGAACTCGGCGTCAAGCACATCATCGCGAAGTCCAGTAGCGCCGCCCACTCGAGCATCCTCGAGAAACTCGGCGTCTCGGACATTTTCCACCCGGAACGCGACAGCGCCATCGCGCTTGCCGAACGCCTGAACCGCCCGAACATGCTCGACTTCCTGCCGTTCATGGAAGGCTTCAGCATCGTGGAGGTCGTGTGCCCCGAAGAATTCATCGGTAAGACGCTTAAGGACCTGAACATCACCCACAAGTACGGAGTGCAGGTCATCGCCATCCGCGACCCGCAGGAACCGACCCCCAAGATCGGTAACCTCGCCGACATCGTGCTCCAGGAAGACGACGTACTCTTCCTCATCGGCCCGAACAACGCCCTCGACAAGTTCAAGAGCTAG